aaataattttgagaaataaaagaataagATATTTTATGCTTTCGAGTGAAGGATCATACTTTGTGAGAGCTATTTTGGACAATATCAACTGCCTCTTGATTGCTAAGATGTTCCCAAAGACCGTCGGAAGCAAGGATGAGAAATTGATCATGTGGCTGGAGTTCATGCACTGAAATCGCTGGATCCGCACTCAATATGGGCCTCGTAAAAGGTTCTCGCAAACGAAATTTTGCATACAATGGCTCTTTATTGTACTCAGCATTTTTGAGATATAAATCGCCAATAGATCTCGAAATCTGACAgattaatatataaaagattaaaaacatTCTCAAAACAGCAAAATCATGTTCAGCGAGGTAAAGAAacaaattaattagaaaaacaGGAATCCAGGTAAAGCACATAATGCAGGATAAAAACCTAGCCATGCGGTTAGATAATACAATTGGAAGTATAATACTCCATCCATCCTCGTTAAGCAAACCAGAACAGAAGGATAATGTATTTGGGGTATCAAAAAGACAGACACAACTGGGGAAACAATTTACAGGCTTATAATTCGCTTCAGCTTCAGGGAGTGTAAAGAACCTAGACAAAAGTCAGTATACACTTGGCAACCTGCAAATGAATGAGAATTGATTTTTGCATTTAACTAAGAGGCAAGATGAGACAACACACTAGCAAACTAGAGTCTAGAGCACGCCTTGTTACCATTGTCAAAAACATACCTGTATCAGACCCTTTACACGCCATACATTATGCTTCAGAACGACTATCTGTGGGTCATCCGGATGCATAGAATGCAATTCCTGTCTGACAGACTCAATACTTGCATTATGCTCAGCTGAAAGCTGAAGGGCTAGAACCTCTCCTGTAGCCCTGACAAGTCTCCCCAAAACAGCCCGGGAATCACCAAGGTTGGCAACATAAAGGGTCCCATCACAGATCACCCCAACCAGACAGCATGCTCCAACAGAAGCCATCTGAGGTTTCGTTAGCCACTGCTGAGCAACTAGAGAAATGAATCCCTCCTCTGTTGCTTGAAACGCTTTTCGTATTACATCAACAGACATGGAATTTTGTTCAGCTGCAGACCCTGCAATATTTAAGTTGCAGTGTAATCAAGATCAAGCTATCAAACTACTTATTCTACAAACACTATCCGGCATGCTGCCCTGTACTACCAATCAACTTATGCAACTTAATACTTGGCAGTTGGCAGATTAGcagtttagttttaaaaaataaaatattcaatatgcTTACTCTTGAGATTCTGAAAGAGGTGATCATTGATATACCGCGATGTTTCAGGCCCACCATGACCATCATATACCCCAACAAACGTTCCATATGGGCCAGAATCAAGCAAGCTCAAAGAACCTGACTCAATCTGGCTCTGATCCTCCAGCAAATAGTTGGCCTGAACAACTGCCATAGAGAACTCACCAAGTAAGTGTTGTCCACTGTCCTTATACCAAAAAAGTCCATCTTGCCGTCCAGCTGAATCTGTAGCACTATGTACATAACGATCCGCCGATGACCGGCAACATGCCTTCAAGAAATTTATCAACCTTGATAACATCCCTCATTT
This window of the Solanum pennellii chromosome 2, SPENNV200 genome carries:
- the LOC107011149 gene encoding probable protein phosphatase 2C 60; amino-acid sequence: MLSRLINFLKACCRSSADRYVHSATDSAGRQDGLFWYKDSGQHLLGEFSMAVVQANYLLEDQSQIESGSLSLLDSGPYGTFVGVYDGHGGPETSRYINDHLFQNLKRSAAEQNSMSVDVIRKAFQATEEGFISLVAQQWLTKPQMASVGACCLVGVICDGTLYVANLGDSRAVLGRLVRATGEVLALQLSAEHNASIESVRQELHSMHPDDPQIVVLKHNVWRVKGLIQISRSIGDLYLKNAEYNKEPLYAKFRLREPFTRPILSADPAISVHELQPHDQFLILASDGLWEHLSNQEAVDIVQNSSHKGSARRLVKAALHEAAKKREMRYSDLKKIDRGVRRHFHDDISVIVVFLDSNLVSRASSLRGPSVSLKGGGMNFPAKSLAPTPT